A window of the Jeotgalibacillus aurantiacus genome harbors these coding sequences:
- a CDS encoding MFS transporter has protein sequence MFRNRNVWILLTGEFIAGVGLWLGIIGNLEFMQEKVPSDFMKSLILGAGLLAGVLIGPFAGKITDQLRKKTVMLASGFVRAISVIFMLIAIQQDSVLWMIVFLVFIQMSAAFYFPALQAALPLVVKEKELLQLNGIHMNVSTLSRVLGTAVAGILVVQLPLSMVYLFSLLAYLGLFGVTWLLQINEELPKALPKEAKQRPAGFSEVFPIIKGLPIVFMTLILTLVPLLFIGGFNLMVINISEIQNDPAIKGWIYTAEGIAFMIGAFVIKRIGESFSPYSILFGFSFVIGFSQFLLFFAYIPALSILSFAIFGFAVGCFFPTAATIFQTRIPKEFHGRFFSFRNMLDRIIFQVVLLLTGLLLDLIGLPLMVVVFGILSFAMTSVFYLRFRKLKSSPELASTHGGTIN, from the coding sequence ATGTTTCGCAATCGAAATGTCTGGATTCTGCTGACCGGAGAGTTTATTGCCGGAGTCGGTTTGTGGCTCGGAATTATTGGCAATCTTGAATTTATGCAGGAGAAAGTTCCGTCTGATTTTATGAAGTCATTGATTTTAGGAGCCGGCCTCCTCGCAGGTGTGCTGATCGGTCCGTTCGCAGGGAAAATTACGGATCAGTTGCGTAAAAAAACGGTCATGCTTGCCTCCGGTTTTGTCAGAGCGATCAGCGTGATCTTTATGTTGATCGCTATTCAACAGGATTCTGTGCTCTGGATGATTGTCTTTCTCGTCTTTATCCAAATGTCAGCAGCTTTTTATTTCCCTGCTCTCCAAGCTGCCTTGCCACTCGTTGTGAAAGAAAAAGAACTGCTTCAGCTGAATGGTATTCATATGAATGTGTCTACTTTATCAAGGGTTCTTGGAACCGCAGTAGCAGGAATTTTAGTCGTTCAGCTTCCTTTATCAATGGTCTATCTGTTTTCATTATTAGCCTATCTTGGACTGTTCGGCGTCACATGGTTGCTCCAAATAAATGAAGAGCTCCCAAAAGCTTTACCAAAAGAAGCAAAGCAGCGTCCTGCCGGTTTCAGCGAAGTCTTTCCAATTATTAAAGGGTTGCCTATTGTCTTTATGACGTTAATTCTAACGCTGGTTCCACTGCTGTTTATCGGCGGATTCAACCTGATGGTCATTAATATCAGTGAAATCCAGAATGATCCTGCCATAAAAGGGTGGATCTATACGGCTGAAGGGATTGCGTTTATGATCGGTGCCTTTGTGATTAAACGAATTGGCGAATCATTTTCACCTTACTCGATCTTATTCGGTTTTTCATTTGTCATCGGATTTTCACAGTTTCTTTTATTTTTCGCATACATTCCTGCATTATCGATCCTGTCATTTGCTATTTTCGGTTTTGCAGTGGGGTGCTTTTTCCCTACAGCGGCGACTATTTTTCAGACGCGCATTCCAAAAGAATTTCACGGACGATTTTTCTCTTTCAGAAATATGCTCGACCGGATCATCTTCCAGGTCGTGCTTCTGTTAACCGGACTGCTGCTGGATTTGATCGGTCTCCCACTCATGGTTGTTGTATTTGGAATCCTTTCGTTTGCTATGACCAGCGTATTTTATCTTCGGTTCCGTAAACTTAAAAGCTCACCGGAACTTGCTTCAACACACGGCGGAACGATAAATTAA